A segment of the Corylus avellana chromosome ca2, CavTom2PMs-1.0 genome:
catttttaaactACTCAAACGCACATACAAACAAGCCATAAATATTGTCAACAACAGCTGCCTGCAAGGCTAGTTTGGTCTCCAATTAGTCTCGCGTTGGTGAAACAAATAATTGGTTTTATGGATTTTGTTCACCAAAATCAAGGTATTAGTTGGAATTAATATGTCATCGGACCACGTTGGTTAATTAAGAATGATTCATTGATGGATGATTAGACACAAAGGAATATAAggtacaaatataaaaataaaagacccAACCACGAATTCTTCTATCATGATTAAAATTTAGAACTTATCCTAATGCTTGGATCCATTGGAACTATGCTAATTGAGTAGATTTTTAATATTCTACTATTTGCTAATTGGATTGTGACATATATATTCTTTGTGTTAATTATGTTATTGAACGGTTCAATTCTACCTGAAATTTAATTCAAGCCAAAccaatttaatattatatatatgattccaATATAATCAGCTGAATTATAAAGGAAGCAAAATCTCTGTGGGTGGGTTTGTCTTCAATTgttatgtttttaaataaaaaaataaaaaaaaattagagctGCAATTCTTTACAATTTATTAACATGTGTCAGCATATGTAATTAAAAGGTATTAATTTAGTTTGACGGGTTACCCTATCGAGCCAAATGTCTCTTCTCTTGTGTACCCGACAATTATAATTAACAAATGCTTCCCTAAATGGTTGATCATACAAgttaaaattgaagaaaaaaaaaaataatgtatataaaagaataattaaatttgtagaatATTCCTTTGTGCACGTAGAGTTGAACATGACAACATGTCCTCATCATGTACACTTATTAACGCTTGTTAAAGTTATGTACGACTAGTTATATTTGTCTTTAATTAGTACATTACAATTAAAGAGAATTATCCAAAGCCgtataaatgtttttttgtggggtatatttttaaaaaataattttgtaaagtattttgtaattttttttttagtaaaaatgctttggtttgaaaaaaaatacaaggttAGAATCTATTcttataaaaacatttttaatttcttttttttttttaaaaaaaaaaagagcagcCACCCTCGACTAATGAGATGTCAGgaaatttataatatttcttaaaaccagtgagatgtaaaaaataagaaaaacacaaaatcaagcattaaaaaacacataaatttacgtggttcaccactaaaactctaagagctACGTACAATGACACATAAATAGCATTAAAGCCTACAAATATAAGGGATTATAAATGCGACCAGCAACTAAGTTAGGACACCAAAATGGGCCAAAAAGTTTTCTTAGGTGCATAAGCCCAAGCCTCTGCTCCATTGACTAAGTCTAcgaaaaaatttcatttaaatcgTAGGGCTTCTAACGTCAAACCGGGTCGAGTGTGAACCGCGTCATATACAAAACTATGCTCCATACAACCTAACATGAGAGGGAGTCGTTTTGTAAGTGACCAGACACTCACCCTTATCTTGTTGTGGTGGCCAGCAGGCCACCCCTCTCTTTCAATGAGAGTGGACGAGCGGCCAACTCTCtctttttaaatctttttataAGCAATAAATTAATTtctagaagagaaaaaataagcacttgttttttttaaaaaatattattataaggTGTGCGAAATTTTTCTAAAGAgtacgtttttattttttttattttttagagaaGCTTTTCctgttttgaaaagtgaaatatTGTTCGCtaagaaatatttatttttcgtttttaaaaatataaaaagactttTTCAAACCATTAACCAATATAGCTGCAGATTCAACTAAGTTGTCCTACAGGCTGGAATCCTTAGGTTTTTCAGTAACCCAAAGGTTgaatattcttaattttgttccttttacaTTACTTGAAAATACCTTTTTATAGTAGTTTCCTCCTATTTGATTAATTAAACATGTATATAGTCATAGACCTTTATGCCCATAGTTTTTGCTTGGGTTTAATCTCCATCCATTGTGCGTGCAAGGGTTAGTTCAATGGTCATCTCGTTTGATTAATACTATGAATTCCATTGTTCGAGCTCTCACTTAACTAGAATACGGTTCTTGTAAATAACTATTGGAATATTtaatattgtcattttttttttttttttttttagggtttattccCGTTATGTTACAATATTTTATACTATTTAAATTAAGTTTATcagtatttttcttattaacttaTTTACCTTCCATGTATTATTGATATTTACATTATTCTACGtagtgcctttttttttttttaatagagacATTTTGTATTATGTAAAATATACAGTACTTCAATTATAAAAATGTAGCCCTAAAGGTGTCattagcctctttcttctctctttgcctccactcttttctttttctttcatattttattagagtttttcttcatatgaaaaatgacaaaattatgtCTCCTCCGATCCGGGAACAGAAAGCCTTTAGCAAATAGgggttttattaatttatttcttttaacctTTCCATCTTTGTAAAAGTAGAATTCATGTGTTATCTTAACCTCATTAGTCATTGCCTTCCCCTTTCACATTCTAGAAGAAGTAGATTTTCTGTTAATCTTATCTCTATGCAGTTGATAAGATTTGGCTTACTTGTTCTAAGCAAAACTACGTATTGTAGGATTTAActgtccaaatttaattttaattttcattaaaagaaaaaattaaatctaaatggTCAAAAAGACGAAACCTGAGCCAAACTGAACCCAAGTGATAATACTATGAGAATTGTTATTACTCAAGTACTCAAGTAAGATTGATCTTGACCCAAAAACTTATAATTGAGAGAAGATATGAGAACaaggaagagagaaataaaattaaagtgaATTGGCGTATAGCCTACATCTACACGTCAAAGTCTTTTTTTAACTACAACTTTTATTGATTATTTAATTGTATACAATATTCTACTTATAACGAAAGAGTTTGAACTTACACGTCTCTTCTACttctaaattaataataataaatttattttatacaagCTATCTTGTAACTATTGAGTTCGTGTAGCTCTTATTTCTTGAGTTAATTAAGATAAAATTTACAAGAGCATAAGAGACAATAATTATAAGAACTCAAGTGACAATagtcaaaatgcaaaaaaaaaaaaaaaaattcgtacAAGCATTTATTAATGGTATTTAGAAGACTTttacgaaaatattttttttgcattttgacatttattttccttatatttttgCTGGAggaatattatttagtaaactctcaTACGACTGTCATATAACTATAATGATGTGATACTGAAAATTAACATTTGGATCAACAATTggttgtaaaaagaaaaatcaataattgATATTCAGTGccattaggggtgtcaaaaattaccggggaaCCCAAACTGGAACCGGGAAACTGGGGACCCGGTTCCGTTTCCGGTTTGGAGAAACAAATAACTGGGTACCCCGGTTCCAATACCTGATTTTTGGGACCTGATTTTTACTGGGTTACTGGAACCGGGTGCATATATATACTTTAGAtaattaggtatatatataaaaaaccgGTTACTGGACCAGGTACAAATCGGATCGGCTAGTAACCAAGACCTTGGGGTTCCagtttcccaaaaccaagaatcGGGTCCCCAAATTTCCGTCCCTAATTTtgaccaaaaactaaaaaattagaCCAAATTAACGCCCCTCAATGTCACATTATCATAGTTATATAAGAATCGCATAAGAatctattaaatattatttctctttctctgaGTTGGCATGCCGGACCAATGAAAATGTATACAAAATAGACCGCAGAATGCAAAGAACAATAGACATTAAAAAGGCATTCATGTCACCCCTCTGCATTTCCGGTGGGTTGTTGACGCAGCCATCAATGCATTTATCTGTTCACATCCTCCAAACATTACTTTTCAACGATATCTACTTTGGcagattttatattttattttgaaagtaaaaaagaaaaacaaaacatttcgTCGTCTCTTTCTCAtctcaaaaagtccatttttctctctctctccccattcTTTTTGGACCTTTTTGTACCAATAAATAGCAGTTGCTCTGCTGGGGTTTTTTTGCCAAAGCTGAGCAATCTCCTTTCTCTGCTCTTTCGACTCTGTTATCCTCTCTTTTCTTGTGTCGAGAGCCATGGCAGACAATTCAGGAAGTAATGGAAGCCAAGCTGTTACTTTGAATGTCAATGAAAGTGAGGCCAATCGCAATATTCCTTCCTCCTCTGCCTCCAAAACCAGCAGTAATGGAGGAGGCTTCTGTCTCTCTGTGCCTTTCATGCAGAAGGTGCCTACTTTCTCCTTAGCTTCTTCCAACTATCTTTTTCCCTTTCGAGTCTTATTATATGCAAGTCCTAAAAAACCATGAGCTTTAAGAATGTTTCTGGGTCTATATATTCAGCATTATCTAAACAAATTTAACatgaaaaaaagggaaattttttGTTGATGACAGTTGGTGGCAGAGGTGTTGGGCACATACTTCTTGATATTCGCCGGTTGTGCAGCGGTGGTGGTGAATTTGGGCAACGACAAGGTGGTGACTCTGCCGGGAATATCAATTGTTTGGGGACTTGCTGTGATGGTTCTGGTTTACTCTGTTGGCCACATCTCCGGTGCCCATTTTAATCCTGCGGTCACCATTGCCTTCGCCACTTGCAAGCGATTTCCATGGAAGCAGGTACACAAAAACACAGAAACTTTCTCAGGCTTGGGGCATTAAGTAACCTGCTTTCTGCAGTTTCTAAAAATAACCCACTTCACTTTTAGAGAAACATCTTGAAAGGCATGTTCctttcataaaaaaagaaaaaaagaaaggcatGTTATGTTATTAACTGTTATTAACACCCAAATTGGTGTGTAAATTCATGTATTTTTCAACTTATTTACAAAATGACAAGaaaagcttttttaatttttgtaatatatatatatatatatatattgtaaacaagttttttaaatttgagtttttcattCTTAAATCGTTAGAGTTCACTCGACCACCACTGAATCTCAGTTAGACCTATGCCAGGCCACCATTGGACCTCCACCGGGCTTTTTCACTCAATTTTCATACgggtcaaaaacaaaaaaaaaatgttttcaaaaaataatttcattgaaaatattttctaacgaaaaatattttacgtcgaaataaaCGGAACAGCAGTGACAGGGCGGACATATATGTATGCTTGGGGGACCAATGCCCCCcctaagaatttttaaaaatccttgaaaatattttaaaatcaactattatccttaatattttactttttgtccTCCCAAATTATTTTATCGCTCCTCAAATGACAATTGAAGTCTACTCTTAAGTCAACTTCTTTCTTAGTTTATGATAAACATTGCTTATCACACTACATAAAGAAgtgaaaatatttgaaaaatcaaatatataataaaaaaattacatttctttTCAGAGGCACAAGCCTTTTGTGCTTGTGAAAAGAAATGTAGTAACAAAGACTTTTTTAGTTGTGAAATgacttataaatatataaatataaaatggctAACTAAGagtaagggaaaaaaaaaaaaaaaacctattatTCACACTCCACAggttttatagtaaaaattgtttttttcctctttttctctctttgttaCTCTATAcgaaacaagttttttttaggGCGGAACTAGCATAAGGTTTGGGGACTTGAGTCccccaaatatttaaaacacCCACCAAACAGTATATTTTTTATGAGGTAGGTcccccaaaattaatttttcaacaaaaatttcctctaaatcGATCCGgaggaaatattctccaacccatataaaataatgttaagtgtttgtaaacatttaaaaggtacattaaatttagtctaaattaataaactgctattaatgaggttaagaatttaatgtgcattttaaatgtttatagacacttgacactattttacatgagttggaagatatttcctcAAGAcaggtttgaaagaaattttggtccttaattttctctctctccatttatttatttatgtatttttaatttcgTCTCCGAAACTCAAAGTTCAGGTTCCAAGTGGTGAATTTTGAAGCTATGACAAAAACCCATGATGCATATTTCTCCTAACCAATGCACATTGTATTAATCTTAATTTTCTGCAGAAAATAGCATGTGAATCAAATTTGTCTCTCTGATTTaaacttaatattttttttccttttgtcaaATTATATATCTTGTAGGTGCCAGCCTATATATCAGCTCAAATAATCGGGTCAACACTGGCGAGCGGAACACTCCGGTTGATGTTCACCGGGCACGAGAACCAGTTTGCTGGAACAATGCCGGCGGGGTCTAACCTGCAGACTTTTGTGCTTGAGTTCATAATCACATTCTACCTCATGTTTGTCATATCCGGGGTTGCCACCGACAACAGAGCTGTTAGTTCTTCACCCTCAATACtctgtttaattttattaaatcatttgttatcttaaaaacttaGGGTTTAAACTCATGGCTTTACTCTGATACTATGCAGATTGGAGAGCTTGCTGGCCTCGCTATTGGGTCTACCATCCTACTTAACGTAATGATTGCCGGGTAATAGCTTAATCTAATCCGATTTATTCATGttaagtaatgttatttagtaaattgttatacaattagaatgacgtgacagtgaaaattggtttttttttttaagtgttgatCTAACGGCTAATATCATTGTCACATTATCAAATGGTATGGTAGTCTTATAACAatgtattaaatattattacttaTTCATGTTTGGTAcatattttaaggaaaatccTTAGAATACTACTACTTTTACTATAATCTCTTACCAACTCGGATAATGAtctccaataattttttttgctcGGGTTGCTAGCAATATGAGTAGCAAATGTGAGAGAACTCTTTTGGGGCCCTGGAAGGATAGCTAGGCCCCATAAATACTCTCACATTTGTTGTtaaaattactagcaattcatgcaaaagaagaagaagaagaagttagaAATCTAAATCATACCAACTCAAGTGGCAGTCTACATTTGATAAAAATGAGTATCACAAAGACTATCGAGTGATAGTCCATAATTTAGTAGTTGACATGATAAATGTCATATAAGCTGTCACGTGACCGTCCACATTTAAGTGATTGGTGTGAAAAGTGTCACCATAGATTGCTAAATCAATTTATTAAAGACGTGTAAAAAAAGTTGTGCTCGTATTCTAATGATGTCAAAACCCTATTTGACAGGCCAATTTCAGGAGCATCAATGAATCCAGCAAGAACCTTGGGGCCTGCAATTGTACATGGCAAATACAATAGCATATGGGTATACCTTTTGGCAACAATTCTCGGGGCTATCTCCGGTGCATGGGTCTACAATATTATCAGGTTCACTGACAAGCCGTTGCGCGAGATCTCCAAGAGTGGCTCTTTCCTAAAAgggtcaaaaaataataattctatCTAATTATAAATGAATAAAGCTATTTAATAAACTCGCATAGGACTACCTATACAATTATGAtaatgtgacagtgaaaattaacATTTGAATCAACAAGGGGTTTATAacaaaaatgattgattttcattgtcCCATCACTATAGTTGTATGGCAGTCGaatgagagtctactaaatagta
Coding sequences within it:
- the LOC132170930 gene encoding aquaporin NIP1-2-like, whose translation is MADNSGSNGSQAVTLNVNESEANRNIPSSSASKTSSNGGGFCLSVPFMQKLVAEVLGTYFLIFAGCAAVVVNLGNDKVVTLPGISIVWGLAVMVLVYSVGHISGAHFNPAVTIAFATCKRFPWKQVPAYISAQIIGSTLASGTLRLMFTGHENQFAGTMPAGSNLQTFVLEFIITFYLMFVISGVATDNRAIGELAGLAIGSTILLNVMIAGPISGASMNPARTLGPAIVHGKYNSIWVYLLATILGAISGAWVYNIIRFTDKPLREISKSGSFLKGSKNNNSI